The DNA region GAGTTGCAGCCACGGGCAATGGTGAAACGATACTCTTACGCATAAACGCTCTCAAGCCTCAGATCCAAGCATATCCGATAAAGGTGGAGTTAAAACGGTTCTCGTCCAGATGGAGTTTGGTGATTCGAGCAGAACGCAGATTCCCTTCGGGAATGACAACCAAAGAAAGCTACTCCTGAGCGGAATTAGATGCCGGTTTCCATCTTCGTTCGGGGATCGAGATAGTCGCGCAGCGCATCGCCGATAAAGTTGAACGACAGCACACAAAGCATCACCGCCATCGCCGGAAAGAAGACCAGATGCGGCGAGTCGAAGAGATGCGACCGCGCGTCATTCAGCATGGAGCCCCAGCTTGCCACCGGCGGTGGAACTCCCAGACCCAGAAAACTCAGCGTGGCCTCGGCGAGCACGGCGCCGGCCATGCCGATGGCTGCCTGCACGATCAGCGGCTGCACAATATTCGGCAGGATATGCCTGCAAAGCACGCGGAGATCGGAGGCGCCCAGGGCACGCGCCGCCTCCACAAACTCGCGCTCTTTCACGGCCATGACCTGTCCACGGACCAGCCGTGCATAGCCCACCCAGCCTGAGATTGCCAGCGCCAGAATTACATTCAGCAGCCCCGGCCCCATGAACGCGACAAACGCAATCGCCAGCAGGATTCCCGGCAGCGACATAAACGCATTGGTGACGTAGACATTCAAGATCGTGTCCGTCACACCGCCGTAGAAGCCTGCCAGGCATCCGGCAATCAGCCCCACCCCGAGCGAGAGCCCCACGACACTTACGGCGACGATCATCGAGATCCGTGCGCCGAAGATAGTTCGCGAGAGGATGTCCCGGCCCAGCTCGTCGGTGCCAAACCAATGTGCCGCGCTCGGCCCCATCAACCGCCCGGTCAGGTCGAGCCGCGCCGGATCATACGGCGCCAGCCACGGCGCGAACAGCGCGCATACCGTAAACAGCAAAAGCAGCACGATCCCGAGAGCGGCCAGCGGCTGCTGCCTCGACCGATGCAATACTGCCGTCCTAACTTTCATTCCCTCAACGCTAATCATTTAGTCCCAGCATGAAGCCACAAGGCCAGTTAGGCAAGAGCCGAAAATAGAGGTATCCACAGATTTTTTTGGACCGTCAGGCAACGTTTTAAACCTGCAAAAATTAAAGCATTTGGAGAGCCATGGAGTGCAATTTATTGCATCCTACTGGGCAAAAGGAAATCCAAAACAGTTCAAAGCAATGCCTAATATTATTTTTCAACTGATTACTCTCCTTGGAATACTTCTTCTCCTGCTCTCATTCGTGCCGTTGAGGCGTATTTTCAAGATTCTTCCATCTGGCCTTACGCGCAATGCATGGTTAGGTCTGGCCTTTCTCATCGGCTTTTCCATCGTCGGTTATCTTCTTTTGTTCTGGCTTAATTACACCGAAGGCCCTGACCACCACGAGGATTGGTTAATATCTTTAATCTGTCTTTTGGCTTCCATCTTTGTTTTATGCGTTTGCATGATCTCAGATCGGACTGCGAAAGAAGTATCGAGGATTGCTGACCTGGAGCTGGCGGTCCTTATCGACCCTCTCACGGAGCTGTACAACAGACGACACATTTTGTCGCTTCTTGAAAAAGAGTGTTCGCGCTCCAAATTGCTGCATAAACCGCTCTCTGTCTTGCTGTTGGATATCGACAGCTTCAAAGAGATCAATGACACCCTTGGA from Edaphobacter paludis includes:
- a CDS encoding GGDEF domain-containing protein; protein product: MQFIASYWAKGNPKQFKAMPNIIFQLITLLGILLLLLSFVPLRRIFKILPSGLTRNAWLGLAFLIGFSIVGYLLLFWLNYTEGPDHHEDWLISLICLLASIFVLCVCMISDRTAKEVSRIADLELAVLIDPLTELYNRRHILSLLEKECSRSKLLHKPLSVLLLDIDSFKEINDTLGHQAGDFVLKEFSRLFAAIQNNSGFVGRYGGEEFLILLPDTTRFNAFQAAEQLRYVIESTTMMLESKYEIPVTASIGVATSSSFTETPHDLISLADKALYEAKASGRNNVCMAPQQHAWQQEAKSTLAIPFV
- a CDS encoding ABC transporter permease produces the protein MKVRTAVLHRSRQQPLAALGIVLLLLFTVCALFAPWLAPYDPARLDLTGRLMGPSAAHWFGTDELGRDILSRTIFGARISMIVAVSVVGLSLGVGLIAGCLAGFYGGVTDTILNVYVTNAFMSLPGILLAIAFVAFMGPGLLNVILALAISGWVGYARLVRGQVMAVKEREFVEAARALGASDLRVLCRHILPNIVQPLIVQAAIGMAGAVLAEATLSFLGLGVPPPVASWGSMLNDARSHLFDSPHLVFFPAMAVMLCVLSFNFIGDALRDYLDPRTKMETGI